Proteins co-encoded in one Streptococcus ruminicola genomic window:
- the ffh gene encoding signal recognition particle protein has protein sequence MAFESLTERLQGVFKNIRGKKKLSEKDVQEVTKEIRLALLEADVALPVVKTFIKRVRERAVGHEIIDTLDPTQQIVKIVNEELTEILGSETAELEKSPKIPTIIMMVGLQGAGKTTFAGKLANKLIKEEKARPMMIAADIYRPAAIDQLKTLGSQINVPVFDMGTDHSAVEIVTNGLAQAKENHNDYVIIDTAGRLQIDEALMQELRDVKALAKPNEILLVVDSMIGQEAANVADEFNKQLDITGVVLTKIDGDTRGGAALSIREITGKPIKFTGTGEKITDIETFHPDRMSSRILGMGDLLTLIEKASQEYDEKRSMELAEKMRENTFDFNDFIEQLDQVQNMGPMEDLLKMIPGMANNPALKNFKVDEKAVARKRAIVSSMTPEERENPDLLTPSRRRRIAAGSGNSFVDVNKFIKDFNQAKQMMQGVMSGDMEKMMKKMGINPNNLPKNMPNGMDMSSLEGMMGGNGMPDLSALGGDMDLSQMMGGGFKGKIGEFAMKQSMKRMANKMKKAKKKRNKK, from the coding sequence ATGGCTTTTGAAAGTTTGACAGAACGCCTGCAAGGGGTTTTTAAAAATATTCGTGGAAAGAAAAAGCTATCTGAAAAAGATGTTCAAGAAGTAACCAAAGAGATTCGTTTGGCTTTGCTTGAAGCCGACGTTGCTTTGCCAGTCGTTAAAACATTTATCAAACGCGTTCGCGAACGTGCAGTTGGTCACGAAATCATTGATACACTTGACCCAACACAACAAATCGTTAAAATCGTTAACGAAGAATTAACAGAAATCCTTGGTTCTGAAACAGCTGAGCTTGAAAAATCACCTAAAATTCCTACAATCATTATGATGGTCGGTCTTCAAGGTGCTGGTAAAACAACATTTGCTGGTAAATTGGCTAACAAGCTGATTAAAGAAGAAAAAGCACGTCCAATGATGATTGCGGCTGATATCTATCGTCCAGCAGCCATCGACCAATTGAAGACTCTTGGTAGCCAAATCAACGTTCCAGTCTTTGATATGGGAACTGACCATTCAGCCGTTGAAATCGTAACAAACGGTCTTGCACAAGCTAAAGAAAACCACAACGATTACGTTATCATCGATACAGCCGGTCGTCTGCAAATTGATGAAGCTTTGATGCAAGAACTTCGTGATGTTAAAGCTCTCGCTAAACCAAATGAAATTCTTTTGGTTGTTGATAGCATGATTGGTCAAGAAGCTGCCAATGTCGCTGACGAATTCAACAAACAATTGGATATCACAGGGGTTGTCTTGACTAAGATTGATGGTGATACACGTGGTGGTGCGGCGCTTTCTATCCGCGAAATCACTGGTAAACCGATCAAATTCACTGGTACTGGTGAAAAAATCACTGATATCGAAACATTCCACCCAGACCGTATGTCAAGCCGTATCCTCGGCATGGGTGATTTGCTCACACTGATTGAAAAAGCAAGTCAAGAATACGATGAAAAACGTTCAATGGAACTCGCTGAAAAAATGCGTGAGAACACCTTTGACTTTAACGATTTCATCGAGCAACTTGACCAAGTGCAAAATATGGGACCAATGGAAGATCTTCTTAAAATGATTCCTGGCATGGCTAATAACCCTGCACTTAAAAACTTTAAAGTTGATGAAAAAGCTGTCGCTCGTAAACGTGCTATCGTGTCATCAATGACACCTGAAGAACGTGAAAATCCTGATTTGCTAACACCTAGCCGCCGTCGTCGTATTGCAGCTGGTTCAGGTAACAGCTTTGTTGACGTCAATAAATTCATCAAAGATTTCAACCAAGCAAAACAAATGATGCAAGGTGTCATGTCTGGTGACATGGAAAAAATGATGAAGAAAATGGGTATCAATCCAAATAATCTTCCTAAAAATATGCCAAACGGCATGGATATGTCATCACTTGAAGGCATGATGGGTGGAAACGGTATGCCAGACCTTTCAGCGCTTGGTGGAGACATGGACCTTAGCCAAATGATGGGTGGCGGCTTCAAAGGTAAAATTGGTGAATTTGCTATGAAACAATCAATGAAACGCATGGCAAACAAAATGAAAAAAGCTAAGAAAAAACGTAATAAAAAATAA
- a CDS encoding helix-turn-helix domain-containing protein encodes MSAIFFNDNIKEKAILLPNCSRFAPHGQSYYLSCDDLEGFYWTYDTEYFRVSIFDFDLKKETIYCCDLSRFPDTALFSAHIISANGEILPPYQQLSSNDSFVICNQHQILQTLLHEHTNFQAVCFDFKQKIIDDCLVGRYQLKPDDLCHIFKEANHFLGAGLGKIADDILHYKLGSSASELFYEIKAKEWLSSIINNYYATQNEQEISQEDSVALDNVRHYINDHLMATIPQDLLAKIAMMSKTKLKTAFKTKYHMTITEYIQRRRMALAEHLLMTTQLEIKEVAIAVGYTSHSRFSSLFKKYIGIYPHDIKKQPKNKEKSPCHNCLNKLCDVKTATENPK; translated from the coding sequence ATGTCTGCTATCTTTTTTAATGATAATATCAAAGAAAAGGCTATTTTACTGCCAAATTGTAGTCGCTTTGCCCCTCATGGACAAAGTTATTACTTATCTTGCGATGATTTGGAAGGCTTTTATTGGACCTATGATACTGAATATTTTCGAGTCAGTATTTTTGATTTTGATTTAAAAAAAGAGACCATTTATTGTTGCGACTTGTCACGTTTTCCTGATACTGCACTTTTTTCAGCTCATATTATTTCAGCAAATGGTGAGATTTTACCACCCTATCAACAACTATCAAGCAACGATAGTTTTGTGATTTGTAATCAACATCAGATTCTTCAGACCTTGCTGCATGAGCATACTAATTTTCAAGCGGTCTGTTTTGATTTTAAACAAAAAATTATCGACGATTGTCTTGTTGGGCGCTATCAATTAAAACCAGATGATTTGTGTCACATTTTCAAAGAAGCCAATCATTTTCTTGGAGCGGGACTTGGAAAAATTGCTGATGACATTTTACATTATAAACTAGGCTCTTCTGCTAGCGAACTTTTCTATGAAATCAAGGCTAAAGAATGGCTTAGTAGCATTATTAACAACTATTATGCTACACAAAATGAGCAGGAAATCAGCCAAGAAGACAGTGTTGCTTTGGACAATGTCCGCCATTATATCAATGATCACTTAATGGCAACAATACCACAGGATTTGCTGGCTAAAATCGCTATGATGAGTAAAACCAAGCTAAAAACAGCTTTTAAAACCAAATATCATATGACAATCACCGAATACATCCAGCGACGTCGTATGGCACTAGCAGAGCACCTCTTAATGACAACTCAACTTGAAATCAAAGAGGTCGCCATCGCTGTTGGTTATACTTCTCACAGCCGCTTCTCAAGTTTATTTAAGAAATATATTGGCATCTACCCGCACGACATCAAAAAACAACCTAAAAACAAAGAAAAAAGCCCATGTCACAACTGCCTCAATAAACTCTGTGACGTAAAGACAGCCACTGAAAATCCGAAGTAA
- a CDS encoding ABC transporter ATP-binding protein — translation MKVYKKLFSYVPEYKYLAYLAILLAAISSVFTIGAFYDMYLFLNHLIVQNNATNIAHYAKTVVGFMMTGIGIYLISGLLTHIVAFRLETNLRKKGIDALSQSNFAYFDTHTSGYIRKTIDDNAAETHTIVAHLIPDNTTSVMTLLLLVLATFAVNVYLGLALILLAVVALLQIKQMMGNAEFMDAYMKALEKMNSETVEYVRGMQVIKIFKTSVQSFKALYTAIKSYSDYALNYSFSCRTAFIIFQVMFATYATLIVPIYLYFVPQSQQLALLPKFIFFYFAVGLLYVTFMRIMYVFMYQYKGSVSAEKIETLYNDMTSQRVALGDEELLENGNIIFDHVSFGYEDQKVIDNLSFELEENKVYAFVGSSGSGKSTIAKLIAGHYRVDSGSIKLGGKPIESYSQDALMGQIAFVFQQSKLFKMSIFDNVKIGNPNASDEEVMKALKLASCEEILDKFPEREQTMIGSKGVYLSGGEKQRIAIARAILKDAKIVILDEASASTDVNNEYQIQKAFANLIAHKTVIIIAHRLSSIKGVDDILVIDKGQIIERGNSNELLEKGGKYKAFSDLYASANEWRVS, via the coding sequence ATTAAGGTTTATAAAAAGTTATTTTCTTATGTACCTGAATATAAATATCTGGCTTATCTTGCTATTTTATTAGCGGCGATTTCATCAGTCTTTACAATAGGTGCTTTTTATGACATGTATCTCTTTTTAAACCATCTAATTGTTCAGAATAATGCGACAAATATTGCCCATTATGCTAAAACGGTTGTTGGTTTTATGATGACTGGGATTGGTATTTACCTCATTTCAGGGCTATTAACCCACATAGTAGCTTTTCGTTTGGAAACTAATCTTAGAAAAAAAGGGATTGACGCTTTGAGTCAATCAAATTTTGCTTATTTTGATACTCATACATCAGGATACATTCGTAAAACCATTGATGATAATGCTGCAGAAACACATACGATTGTTGCTCATTTGATTCCTGATAATACAACAAGTGTCATGACTTTGCTATTGCTGGTTCTTGCAACTTTTGCAGTTAATGTTTATCTGGGACTTGCTTTAATTCTGTTAGCAGTGGTTGCTTTGTTGCAGATTAAACAGATGATGGGAAACGCTGAGTTCATGGATGCTTATATGAAAGCTTTGGAAAAAATGAATAGTGAAACCGTTGAATATGTTCGCGGGATGCAAGTTATCAAGATTTTCAAAACTTCTGTACAATCCTTTAAAGCTCTTTATACAGCTATTAAATCTTATTCAGATTATGCTCTCAATTATAGCTTTTCTTGTCGTACAGCCTTCATTATCTTTCAAGTAATGTTTGCGACTTACGCTACTTTGATTGTGCCAATTTACTTATATTTCGTACCGCAATCACAACAATTAGCTCTGCTACCAAAATTTATTTTCTTCTATTTTGCGGTTGGTTTGCTTTATGTTACCTTTATGAGGATCATGTATGTTTTCATGTATCAGTATAAAGGAAGTGTCTCAGCAGAAAAGATTGAAACTTTGTACAATGATATGACCAGCCAGCGTGTAGCTCTTGGAGATGAAGAACTTCTTGAAAATGGTAATATCATCTTTGATCACGTAAGTTTTGGTTATGAAGATCAAAAAGTTATTGACAATCTGTCATTTGAATTGGAAGAAAACAAGGTCTATGCCTTTGTTGGAAGTAGTGGTAGTGGGAAATCAACAATTGCCAAATTGATTGCTGGACATTATCGAGTTGATAGCGGAAGTATCAAATTAGGTGGAAAACCCATTGAATCCTATAGTCAGGATGCTTTGATGGGACAAATTGCATTTGTCTTTCAACAATCAAAACTTTTTAAAATGTCTATTTTTGACAATGTCAAAATCGGTAATCCAAATGCAAGCGATGAAGAGGTTATGAAAGCCTTGAAATTAGCCTCATGTGAAGAAATTCTTGATAAATTCCCTGAACGTGAACAAACGATGATTGGTTCCAAAGGTGTTTATCTTTCAGGCGGTGAAAAACAACGCATTGCTATCGCACGCGCCATTCTAAAAGATGCTAAAATCGTTATTTTAGATGAAGCATCAGCTTCTACAGACGTTAATAATGAATACCAAATCCAAAAAGCTTTTGCTAATTTAATTGCTCATAAAACGGTTATTATCATTGCACACCGTTTATCATCAATTAAAGGTGTTGATGATATTTTAGTGATTGATAAAGGTCAAATTATTGAACGTGGTAACAGTAATGAATTACTGGAAAAAGGTGGTAAATATAAAGCCTTTAGCGATCTTTACGCATCAGCAAATGAATGGAGGGTGTCATGA
- a CDS encoding ABC transporter ATP-binding protein, protein MKKKLQELFALTEHGASRLLYACVTGLFVSAAELTPIILMMYYIKHILAQETLSFWTVILGLVLVAAVTYGFFYIDYNATYTATYQESADLRIDIADTLQKMPLSYFSQRDLTDLSQTLMSDVERLEHALSHAISKTIGFVLYFILLTITLFFINLPLALCIFIPIFLAFLALILSKNMQKRAVKKYWKQLRENSDSFQEAIELQEEIKAYNLRQTIHDKLYQQMEKSEKIHIISEVLQGIPINISNSIIRLTIGLVILVGTNLYFQGQVSLLVLLMFILLAIKVSDSTENIVLNVGEILYIDSAVKNIKELRAVKQQSGQDVTLKHFDIELKNVGFAYKDGQKIIDGVSFVAKQNEITALVGPSGCGKTTLLRLLSRLYDYQEGQITIDGKNIQDISTNSLFDNISIVFQDVTLFDNTILENIRLGRPDATDEEVKEAARLANCQHFVEKLPEGYETRIGENGAKLSGGERQRISIARAILKQAPIVILDEITSSLDIENEKLIQDSLNYLLQGKTVIIISHRLKSIENADKIVVMKDGQVDGIGKHRDLLEKSAVYRDLIETSQKIEEFKYQKNA, encoded by the coding sequence ATGAAAAAGAAATTACAAGAACTTTTTGCCTTGACTGAACACGGTGCAAGTCGTTTATTATATGCTTGCGTCACGGGATTATTTGTATCAGCAGCAGAATTAACACCGATTATCTTGATGATGTACTACATCAAGCATATCTTGGCACAGGAAACTCTTTCTTTTTGGACAGTTATTCTAGGTTTAGTTTTAGTTGCTGCAGTGACTTATGGCTTTTTCTACATCGATTATAATGCGACTTATACGGCTACTTATCAAGAAAGTGCTGATCTTCGGATTGATATTGCTGATACTTTACAAAAAATGCCTTTATCGTATTTCTCACAACGTGATTTGACAGATTTGTCACAAACCTTGATGAGTGATGTGGAACGTCTTGAACATGCTCTTAGCCATGCGATTTCTAAAACGATTGGCTTTGTCCTTTACTTTATTTTATTAACGATTACGCTTTTTTTCATCAATCTTCCTTTAGCTTTGTGTATTTTTATCCCCATTTTTCTAGCTTTTTTAGCACTTATTTTGTCAAAAAATATGCAAAAGAGAGCTGTTAAGAAATACTGGAAACAGCTCCGCGAAAACTCTGATAGTTTCCAAGAAGCCATTGAATTACAGGAAGAAATAAAAGCTTACAATTTAAGACAAACCATCCATGATAAGCTTTATCAGCAAATGGAAAAAAGTGAAAAAATCCATATTATTTCTGAAGTCCTTCAAGGTATTCCAATTAATATATCCAACTCAATTATCAGATTGACAATCGGATTGGTGATTTTGGTTGGAACAAATCTTTATTTCCAAGGTCAAGTGAGTCTTCTGGTTTTGCTGATGTTTATTCTACTTGCTATCAAAGTTTCTGACAGTACTGAAAACATTGTTTTAAATGTCGGTGAAATTCTCTACATTGACTCAGCTGTTAAAAATATTAAAGAACTTCGTGCAGTCAAACAACAAAGTGGACAAGATGTTACTCTCAAGCATTTTGACATCGAACTCAAAAATGTTGGCTTTGCTTATAAAGATGGACAAAAGATCATCGACGGTGTATCTTTTGTTGCCAAACAAAATGAAATCACAGCACTTGTCGGACCATCAGGATGTGGTAAAACAACCCTATTAAGACTTTTATCTCGCTTGTATGATTATCAAGAAGGTCAAATCACTATTGACGGCAAGAACATCCAAGACATTAGCACCAATAGTTTATTTGATAACATCTCAATTGTCTTTCAAGACGTTACGTTGTTTGATAATACGATTTTGGAAAATATTCGCCTTGGTCGACCAGATGCAACAGATGAAGAAGTAAAAGAAGCTGCTCGTCTGGCAAATTGTCAACATTTTGTTGAAAAATTACCAGAAGGTTATGAAACAAGAATTGGTGAAAATGGGGCAAAATTATCTGGCGGAGAACGTCAACGTATATCTATTGCACGTGCCATTTTGAAACAGGCACCAATTGTTATCCTTGATGAAATCACTTCATCACTCGATATTGAAAATGAAAAGTTGATTCAAGATAGTTTAAATTATTTATTACAAGGTAAGACCGTGATTATCATCTCACACCGTCTTAAATCCATTGAAAATGCAGATAAGATTGTTGTGATGAAAGATGGTCAGGTTGACGGTATTGGTAAGCATCGTGATTTGCTTGAAAAATCAGCTGTTTACCGTGATCTCATTGAAACATCGCAAAAAATTGAAGAGTTCAAATATCAAAAGAATGCTTAG
- a CDS encoding MptD family putative ECF transporter S component, with the protein MKTNSFTVKDLINAGLFSLLVFIAIFASGMFGLIPIFMPFIPFLCGLFAGPVFMLYSTKIHRFGMVLIMGVIIGLVFTVTGHGIYILPGMTLLSLVAEYILKKGGYASVNHTKLAFNVYCLSFGFNMIPIYVSRAAYVQRLVEEGYGQAYADKMMSILPYWSFFPVLALGAVGGYLGATIGVKMLKKHFQKLEMA; encoded by the coding sequence ATGAAAACAAATTCCTTCACTGTTAAAGATTTGATTAATGCTGGTTTATTTTCACTCTTAGTTTTTATAGCTATTTTTGCTAGTGGCATGTTTGGGTTGATTCCGATTTTTATGCCATTCATTCCTTTTCTATGCGGGCTTTTTGCTGGTCCTGTCTTTATGCTTTACAGCACCAAGATTCACCGTTTTGGTATGGTTTTAATTATGGGAGTCATCATTGGGCTTGTATTCACAGTGACTGGACACGGTATTTACATTCTTCCAGGAATGACACTCTTGTCTTTAGTAGCTGAATACATTTTGAAAAAAGGTGGCTATGCTAGCGTAAATCACACGAAGTTGGCTTTTAACGTCTATTGTTTATCATTTGGTTTCAATATGATTCCGATTTATGTTTCTAGGGCTGCTTATGTGCAACGTTTGGTCGAAGAAGGCTATGGTCAAGCTTACGCTGATAAAATGATGAGTATCTTACCTTATTGGTCATTCTTCCCAGTTCTTGCCCTAGGAGCAGTAGGTGGTTACCTAGGAGCAACAATTGGTGTCAAGATGCTGAAAAAACATTTCCAAAAACTTGAAATGGCGTAA
- a CDS encoding energy-coupling factor transporter transmembrane component T: MKLDFRTKLLMTVVISFVLLFGNLQRSYPIIGLIVTFLPYAFLLLERKVSKALRGASLMIFALVLQYYAGLHAFSGIGASVVLFFSIIVLRMGPGLAMGEYSLLTTTMSDLVASLKKMKCPDSLIIPISVMFRFFYTVKEDYRQIKEAMYLQGLVTSQFFRQPLRMIEYRLVPLLMCLSRTADDVAISATTRGMAVGQERSSISKSRLRLLDYFWMFAMLTILILMIWS; encoded by the coding sequence ATGAAGTTAGATTTTCGAACAAAATTACTAATGACAGTTGTCATTTCCTTTGTTTTGCTATTTGGCAATTTGCAAAGAAGCTACCCGATTATTGGTTTGATTGTAACCTTTTTGCCTTATGCTTTTTTACTGCTAGAAAGAAAAGTAAGCAAAGCCCTTAGGGGAGCAAGTTTAATGATTTTTGCTTTAGTATTGCAATACTATGCAGGCTTGCATGCGTTTAGCGGTATTGGAGCGTCTGTTGTGTTATTCTTTTCTATTATCGTTTTACGGATGGGACCAGGACTTGCCATGGGAGAATACAGTCTTTTAACGACAACCATGAGCGACTTAGTAGCTTCTTTAAAGAAAATGAAGTGTCCTGATAGTTTAATTATTCCAATATCGGTTATGTTTCGATTTTTTTATACGGTAAAAGAAGATTATCGCCAAATCAAGGAAGCTATGTACTTGCAGGGTTTGGTGACTAGTCAATTTTTCCGTCAACCTTTACGAATGATTGAATACCGATTAGTTCCGCTTTTGATGTGTTTGTCCCGCACGGCAGATGATGTGGCTATTTCGGCAACAACCAGAGGGATGGCAGTTGGTCAGGAACGTTCAAGCATTTCAAAAAGTCGCTTGAGATTACTTGATTATTTTTGGATGTTTGCCATGTTGACCATTTTAATCTTAATGATTTGGAGTTAA
- a CDS encoding ATP-binding cassette domain-containing protein: MLKLNHFSLTYDQPILEDINLSFKPGEITVLTGSSGCGKSSLLKAINGVIPYFQPAKLSGDMTYDGESLLDLDMAERSQVVASVFQNPKTQFYAVNSTDEMAFALENRNLPAKNIFERINYYTNLLQMQDLLNRDIFTLSGGEKQLLAITSVACMDNDIYLFDEPSSSLDREEISRFKRVLIKLKELGKIIIIAEHRLYYLKDLMDQFVLISDNKAHVYPISAVNDDLIQAKNLRALTEISKTELIKICSYQKQSKYSSNQANGKLICQRYSYQHDDQPKKIFDFNLGIDQGINFIIGKNGIGKTTFLRCLSGLNKKFKGKTYYDKKLVKPSYKWLSEVVQDVNYQLFTESVWSEISLVSDDDVIKKDALTQFGLISKLNRHPQSLSGGEKQRLLLAMAKASNKPIIVLDEPTSGLCHGQMNKMIEDLQEMAKNGKTIIVVTHDYELIKNCKGNVIELVE, encoded by the coding sequence ATGCTAAAACTCAACCATTTTTCACTAACTTATGACCAGCCAATCTTAGAAGATATCAATTTAAGTTTTAAACCAGGTGAAATTACTGTTTTAACAGGGAGTTCAGGTTGCGGAAAGAGTAGTCTTTTGAAGGCGATTAATGGGGTAATTCCTTATTTTCAGCCTGCTAAGTTATCTGGTGATATGACTTATGATGGAGAAAGTTTGCTTGATTTGGATATGGCTGAAAGAAGTCAAGTAGTGGCTAGTGTTTTTCAAAATCCTAAAACGCAATTTTATGCCGTTAATTCAACGGATGAAATGGCTTTTGCTTTGGAGAATCGTAATTTGCCAGCTAAAAATATTTTTGAACGAATCAATTATTATACCAATCTGCTTCAGATGCAAGATTTGCTGAATCGCGACATTTTTACCTTGTCTGGTGGCGAAAAACAGCTTTTAGCTATTACTAGTGTGGCTTGCATGGATAATGACATTTATCTCTTTGATGAACCGTCGTCATCGTTGGACCGTGAGGAAATTTCTCGCTTTAAACGCGTTTTGATAAAGCTTAAAGAGCTTGGAAAAATCATTATCATTGCTGAACATCGACTTTATTATCTGAAAGACTTGATGGACCAGTTTGTCCTTATTTCTGACAATAAAGCGCATGTTTATCCCATTTCAGCGGTTAATGATGACTTGATTCAAGCGAAAAATTTGCGCGCATTGACAGAAATCAGCAAAACTGAGCTTATCAAGATTTGCTCGTACCAAAAACAATCAAAATACTCTTCAAATCAGGCAAATGGCAAGTTGATTTGTCAACGTTATAGCTATCAACACGACGACCAGCCAAAGAAAATTTTTGATTTCAATCTAGGTATCGATCAAGGCATTAACTTTATCATCGGGAAAAATGGTATCGGGAAAACAACTTTTTTAAGATGCCTATCGGGGTTAAATAAGAAATTCAAAGGAAAAACATACTACGATAAGAAACTCGTCAAACCAAGCTATAAATGGCTAAGTGAGGTGGTTCAAGACGTGAATTATCAGCTCTTTACAGAGTCTGTTTGGTCAGAAATTTCACTGGTTAGTGATGATGATGTTATCAAAAAGGATGCGCTTACACAGTTTGGATTAATCAGCAAGCTAAATAGACATCCGCAAAGCTTATCTGGTGGCGAAAAACAACGTTTATTACTAGCTATGGCAAAAGCTTCCAATAAACCAATTATTGTCTTAGATGAGCCAACAAGCGGCTTATGTCATGGTCAAATGAACAAAATGATTGAAGACTTACAAGAAATGGCGAAAAACGGAAAAACGATTATCGTCGTGACGCACGATTATGAATTAATCAAGAATTGCAAAGGCAATGTCATTGAGCTTGTCGAATAA